The following proteins come from a genomic window of Tepidiforma thermophila:
- a CDS encoding CoA-binding protein produces the protein MAVPGHRLDRMFNPKVVAVIGDKGPGYMWLHNNLPLKERGGRLYSVQLDEKEIPGIEALGVQNFKSVLEVPEPIDYALVAVPRQVSPYVLKDLIAAGAGGAGFFTSGFAETGEELGIRLQEQLASMAREAGFNLVGPNCMGLYLPKAGVRFNVDAPVTDAGEIGFLSQSGTHGIMFSLVAAANGMYISKCASFGNAIVLDVSDYLEYLMLDDETKVIGMYVEGVKDGRRFFATLKEACRRKPVVVWKGGQTEAGARATMSHTGSLAAPQAVWDGMMRQCGAITTNNLDETIDAMKMLLRAKTPRGDGMALLAQTGGQSVSMTDAFAKAGLRVPRFTDATYTALGEFFNIVGGSYQNPLDMAGTIQGNMETLDRILRIVDADPNVDGMAMELSALFAARQWKAKPETLDRTIATLADHMARSEKPFVAVLHPAHEAEYVASIMPKFNEAGVPVFQSFERAAAAYRRALDFARRRGPSAIAGSAEV, from the coding sequence ATGGCGGTTCCTGGGCACCGACTCGACCGGATGTTCAACCCGAAGGTGGTGGCCGTTATCGGCGATAAGGGGCCGGGCTATATGTGGCTCCACAACAATCTGCCGCTGAAGGAACGCGGGGGCCGCCTGTATTCGGTCCAGCTGGATGAGAAGGAGATCCCCGGGATCGAAGCGCTCGGGGTCCAGAACTTCAAATCGGTGCTGGAGGTCCCGGAGCCGATTGACTACGCACTCGTTGCGGTACCACGGCAGGTTTCGCCGTACGTTTTGAAGGATCTCATCGCGGCAGGGGCGGGCGGAGCCGGGTTTTTCACCTCGGGGTTCGCGGAGACGGGCGAGGAACTCGGCATCCGGCTGCAGGAGCAGCTGGCGAGCATGGCGCGAGAGGCAGGCTTCAATCTCGTGGGTCCGAACTGCATGGGGCTGTACCTGCCGAAGGCCGGGGTGCGGTTCAACGTCGACGCCCCAGTCACCGACGCGGGCGAAATCGGCTTCCTGAGCCAGTCGGGGACACACGGCATTATGTTCAGCCTGGTCGCGGCTGCGAACGGGATGTACATCAGCAAGTGCGCCTCGTTCGGGAACGCCATCGTGCTCGATGTCTCGGACTACCTCGAGTACCTGATGCTCGACGACGAGACGAAGGTCATCGGGATGTACGTCGAGGGGGTCAAAGACGGCCGGCGGTTCTTCGCCACGCTGAAGGAAGCGTGCCGGCGGAAGCCGGTGGTGGTCTGGAAGGGCGGCCAGACGGAGGCGGGGGCCCGGGCGACGATGTCGCACACGGGGTCGCTGGCAGCGCCGCAGGCCGTGTGGGACGGGATGATGCGCCAGTGCGGGGCCATCACCACGAACAACCTCGACGAGACGATCGATGCGATGAAGATGCTTCTGCGGGCGAAGACGCCGCGCGGCGACGGCATGGCGCTGCTGGCGCAGACCGGCGGCCAGTCCGTTTCGATGACCGACGCGTTCGCGAAGGCGGGCCTTCGGGTGCCGCGGTTCACCGACGCCACGTACACCGCGCTCGGGGAGTTCTTCAACATCGTCGGGGGGAGCTACCAGAACCCGCTGGATATGGCCGGGACGATCCAGGGGAACATGGAGACGCTCGACCGGATCCTGCGGATTGTGGATGCCGACCCGAACGTCGACGGCATGGCGATGGAGCTCTCGGCGCTGTTTGCCGCCCGGCAGTGGAAGGCGAAGCCGGAGACACTGGACCGCACGATCGCGACGCTGGCGGACCACATGGCGCGCTCTGAGAAGCCGTTCGTGGCAGTGCTCCACCCGGCCCACGAGGCGGAGTACGTGGCAAGCATCATGCCCAAGTTCAACGAGGCGGGCGTGCCCGTCTTCCAGAGCTTCGAGCGGGCTGCGGCCGCATACCGCCGGGCGCTCGACTTCGCGCGGAGGCGGGGGCCGTCAGCTATCGCCGGCTCCGCCGAGGTTTGA
- a CDS encoding acetate--CoA ligase family protein — protein MSFESVLAQARAEGRTLLTEVEAKSLLQEAGVPVATTTLARTREEAQEQAERLGYPVVLKIVSPDIAHKSDVGGVKLNLADREAVGQAFDDIVASASRAIPGARITGVAVQHMAPQGTEVIIGMTTDPQFGPVMMFGLGGIMVEVLKDVSFRLVPLEEKDAREMIDEIKGRPVLSGVRGQPPADIDALTRTILKVSDFVEQHPEVKELDLNPVFAYPDGALAVDARIIIGEA, from the coding sequence ATGTCGTTCGAATCTGTACTGGCGCAGGCGCGCGCCGAGGGACGCACCCTGCTGACCGAAGTTGAGGCGAAATCGCTGCTGCAGGAGGCGGGCGTTCCGGTAGCCACCACGACACTGGCCCGCACCCGTGAGGAGGCCCAGGAGCAGGCCGAGCGGCTCGGCTACCCGGTCGTTCTGAAAATCGTCTCGCCGGATATTGCGCACAAGTCGGACGTCGGGGGCGTGAAGCTGAACCTGGCGGACCGCGAGGCGGTGGGGCAGGCCTTCGACGACATCGTGGCGAGCGCAAGCCGCGCTATCCCGGGCGCCCGCATCACCGGGGTGGCGGTGCAGCACATGGCGCCCCAGGGCACCGAGGTGATCATCGGCATGACCACTGACCCGCAATTCGGCCCGGTGATGATGTTCGGGCTGGGCGGCATCATGGTCGAGGTGCTGAAGGATGTCTCCTTCCGGCTTGTGCCGCTCGAGGAGAAGGACGCCCGCGAGATGATCGACGAAATCAAGGGGCGGCCGGTGCTTTCCGGGGTACGCGGGCAGCCGCCGGCTGACATCGATGCGCTAACGCGAACGATCCTGAAAGTATCCGATTTTGTAGAGCAGCACCCGGAGGTGAAGGAGCTGGACCTCAACCCGGTGTTCGCCTACCCGGACGGGGCGCTCGCAGTGGACGCCCGCATCATCATCGGCGAGGCATAG
- a CDS encoding GMC family oxidoreductase: protein MDEPFDVIVVGAGSAGAAIAARASEDPRRSVLLVEAGPDYPDLSRLPFDLVNSHNNSYTAHDWGLAYQPTAAGRRHPFPRGRVTGGSSAVNTTIALRGVPEDYDGWAAAGNPEWAWEKVLPAFRRLERDLDFGDRPYHGDAGPITIRRYRWDELTKVHQAWLETAAELGYPHCDDANAPDSWGAGPHPMNKIGRLRISTAIGYLASARARPNFRILPLTLTRRVLFEGRRAEGIEVERNGTVETLRGRLIVLSAGAIHSPAILLRSGIGPAAELARLSIEPVRVAPGVGTRLSDHPALAVVATVRDPAILDPDQPLVQTILRYTAPGSPFRNDLQVEAFSFSPRGGGPLQSFAVAAVLEQVNGTGTLRLASADPHAAPVIENRFCEDAEDRRRLIACFRDALRFVTTGPLGALVDRIVFPDVTRDLSDEVIGQLLLRFAASGYHPCATAPMGPADDPGAVVDQYGRVHGAEGLVVADASIMPTVPRANTNLTSIMIGEMVGEWLRTRPDRYGL, encoded by the coding sequence ATGGATGAACCCTTCGATGTCATTGTCGTCGGAGCCGGCTCGGCCGGGGCCGCAATCGCCGCCCGCGCATCCGAAGATCCCCGCCGCTCCGTGCTGCTGGTCGAGGCCGGTCCCGATTACCCGGACCTCTCCCGGCTCCCGTTCGACCTCGTCAACAGCCACAACAACTCCTATACCGCCCACGACTGGGGCCTCGCTTACCAGCCGACTGCCGCCGGGCGCAGACACCCCTTCCCGCGCGGCCGCGTCACCGGCGGCTCGAGCGCCGTCAACACCACAATCGCCCTCCGCGGAGTCCCCGAGGACTACGATGGTTGGGCCGCCGCCGGCAACCCCGAATGGGCGTGGGAGAAGGTTCTGCCCGCGTTCCGGCGCCTCGAGCGCGACCTCGATTTCGGCGACCGACCCTACCACGGCGACGCTGGCCCCATCACCATCCGCCGCTACCGCTGGGACGAACTCACGAAGGTCCACCAGGCGTGGCTCGAAACTGCTGCCGAACTCGGCTACCCCCACTGCGACGATGCCAATGCGCCCGATTCCTGGGGCGCCGGCCCCCACCCGATGAACAAGATCGGCAGGCTGCGCATCTCCACCGCAATCGGCTACCTGGCGTCCGCCCGGGCCCGTCCGAACTTCCGCATCCTCCCGCTGACGCTCACCCGCCGGGTCCTCTTCGAGGGCCGCCGGGCGGAGGGAATCGAGGTCGAACGCAACGGCACGGTGGAGACCCTGCGCGGCCGGCTCATCGTCCTCAGCGCCGGCGCGATTCATTCGCCGGCCATCCTGCTGCGCTCCGGCATCGGCCCGGCCGCGGAGCTCGCCCGCCTCAGCATCGAACCCGTCCGCGTCGCCCCCGGCGTCGGCACCCGCCTCAGCGACCACCCGGCGCTCGCTGTCGTGGCGACCGTCCGCGACCCTGCGATCCTCGACCCCGACCAGCCGCTCGTGCAGACCATCCTCCGGTACACCGCCCCCGGCAGCCCGTTCCGCAACGACCTCCAGGTCGAGGCGTTTTCGTTCTCCCCGCGCGGCGGCGGCCCCCTTCAGTCATTCGCCGTCGCTGCGGTCCTCGAGCAGGTCAACGGCACCGGCACCCTCCGCCTGGCGTCGGCCGATCCCCACGCTGCCCCGGTTATCGAAAACCGCTTCTGCGAGGACGCGGAGGACCGTCGCAGGCTTATTGCCTGCTTCCGCGATGCCCTGCGCTTCGTCACGACCGGCCCGCTCGGCGCGCTGGTCGACCGCATCGTATTTCCGGACGTGACCCGCGACCTCTCCGATGAGGTCATCGGTCAGCTGCTGCTCCGGTTCGCAGCCAGCGGGTACCACCCCTGCGCGACTGCCCCCATGGGCCCCGCGGACGACCCCGGCGCCGTCGTCGACCAGTACGGCCGCGTCCACGGCGCCGAAGGTCTCGTTGTCGCCGATGCCAGCATCATGCCCACGGTGCCGCGCGCCAACACCAATCTCACCAGCATCATGATTGGCGAGATGGTCGGCGAATGGCTTCGCACCCGGCCAGACCGCTACGGGCTCTGA